A region of Halosolutus amylolyticus DNA encodes the following proteins:
- a CDS encoding tyrosine-type recombinase/integrase, which translates to MSTTDYVDIDRTLQNLTESELQAENIDAIQSFVDHCAAEGISEVRQTRLVSAFKTLLKNFAPDEFILRTANEDDLKQLVAGLNRSDYADATKYTLKSALKKFYKVENGGREHPEKVQFFSLAGGKQTQVTREDLFTADELKRLYQAFTNTRDRAFTKILYESAARPGELLATNICDFTSTEHGDFIFLEGLKGTPDRTNQLVRAGRTVREWLAQHPFGGELGDIKDLSAPLWVKTEQQQCHHCGNTPQSHPEDCGYEPDRSDRLPYDAFLRRFKHACEKAEVPENKRRPYNLRHTRLTEVATFMGYEQLNKFAGWKPGSNRAKVYVHLNNDDVNQAIRDEYGLSGEEDENQPVNCSFCGTENQPKETECRTCGRPLSLEKQSTQKEKHQILERLAELEEKGILDQLDAFTQSNEEE; encoded by the coding sequence ATGAGCACAACCGATTACGTCGATATCGATCGAACCCTTCAAAACCTAACAGAAAGCGAACTCCAAGCAGAGAACATCGACGCGATACAATCGTTCGTCGATCACTGCGCCGCCGAAGGCATCAGTGAAGTCCGACAGACCCGGCTCGTCTCCGCCTTCAAGACACTGCTTAAGAACTTCGCGCCCGACGAGTTCATACTCCGTACCGCGAATGAAGACGACCTCAAGCAATTAGTCGCTGGCCTCAATCGGAGTGACTACGCAGACGCCACGAAGTACACGCTCAAGAGCGCGCTCAAGAAATTCTACAAAGTCGAGAACGGCGGACGCGAACATCCAGAGAAAGTCCAGTTCTTTAGTCTGGCTGGCGGCAAACAGACACAGGTCACACGAGAGGACCTCTTCACGGCCGACGAACTCAAACGACTCTACCAGGCGTTCACCAACACGCGTGACCGTGCATTCACCAAAATCCTATACGAGTCCGCAGCACGACCAGGCGAACTCCTTGCGACGAACATCTGTGACTTCACTAGCACCGAACACGGCGACTTCATCTTCCTCGAAGGTCTCAAAGGCACACCAGATCGAACCAACCAGCTCGTTCGCGCCGGACGAACAGTCAGAGAGTGGCTCGCCCAACACCCATTTGGCGGCGAACTCGGAGACATCAAAGATCTATCGGCTCCGCTCTGGGTGAAGACTGAACAGCAACAATGCCACCACTGCGGAAACACACCACAGAGTCACCCTGAAGACTGCGGCTACGAACCCGACCGCAGCGATCGACTGCCATATGATGCCTTTCTCCGCCGATTCAAACATGCATGTGAAAAGGCCGAGGTCCCAGAGAACAAACGTCGACCGTACAACTTGCGCCACACCCGTCTGACAGAGGTCGCGACGTTCATGGGATACGAGCAACTGAACAAGTTCGCTGGCTGGAAACCCGGGAGTAATCGTGCGAAGGTCTACGTACACCTCAACAACGACGACGTCAACCAAGCCATCAGAGATGAATACGGGCTCAGTGGCGAAGAAGACGAGAACCAACCTGTAAACTGCAGTTTCTGTGGTACTGAGAACCAGCCAAAAGAAACCGAATGCCGGACATGCGGACGACCATTGTCCCTCGAGAAACAGTCGACACAGAAGGAGAAACACCAGATCCTCGAACGGCTCGCAGAACTCGAGGAGAAAGGAATACTCGACCAATTGGACGCGTTCACACAGTCAAACGAAGAAGAGTAA
- a CDS encoding phospholipase D-like domain-containing protein — MREDDIYLWIHERLRTTGKVSLDGIPDQYDDPDVRNFVREYLDALVRRDIVAGHSDGQFKLEDPEAEREAYYQVLESETLPGGRGVTDETYQPVVSIPTKHQEEWKDYAEHQNINSGVWLENALAEVFETADSTLRLVVPFFELDGLLRLEDEFHQAASSGVNIKFLTRELLRPADDFGHNRGRKAILELMDRFESVASSESSLSVYDFYHAIGGKQPKLDRSIHAKMIIADNQLAYVGSGELRNSSMMLNGEAGYLTRSQTDIETWTGFFDFFEAKADAVTREILEESVE, encoded by the coding sequence GTGCGTGAGGACGACATCTACCTCTGGATTCACGAGAGGTTGCGTACCACCGGTAAGGTGTCGCTCGACGGGATTCCAGACCAGTACGATGACCCGGATGTCCGAAACTTTGTGAGAGAATACCTCGACGCTCTCGTACGGAGAGACATCGTCGCCGGGCACAGCGACGGCCAATTCAAACTCGAGGATCCAGAAGCGGAACGGGAAGCCTATTACCAGGTGTTAGAATCCGAAACGCTTCCAGGAGGGAGGGGAGTGACAGACGAAACGTACCAACCGGTTGTGAGTATCCCCACCAAACATCAGGAAGAGTGGAAAGACTATGCGGAACACCAGAACATCAATTCGGGGGTCTGGTTAGAGAACGCACTCGCCGAAGTGTTCGAGACAGCCGATTCAACACTCCGATTAGTAGTACCATTCTTCGAACTTGATGGATTACTTCGCTTAGAAGACGAGTTCCATCAGGCAGCTTCGTCGGGAGTGAATATAAAATTCCTGACGAGAGAACTCTTACGACCAGCAGACGACTTCGGCCACAACCGAGGTCGAAAGGCTATTCTAGAACTTATGGATCGGTTCGAATCGGTCGCCTCCTCTGAGAGTTCACTCTCCGTGTATGATTTCTATCACGCGATTGGAGGAAAACAGCCGAAGCTGGACCGAAGCATTCATGCGAAAATGATAATTGCGGACAATCAACTTGCGTACGTCGGAAGTGGTGAGTTACGCAATAGCTCTATGATGCTTAATGGCGAAGCGGGATATCTGACGCGCAGCCAAACAGACATTGAGACGTGGACCGGTTTCTTCGATTTCTTCGAAGCCAAGGCAGACGCTGTGACACGTGAAATTCTTGAGGAGTCAGTAGAATAG